One part of the Bdellovibrio sp. KM01 genome encodes these proteins:
- a CDS encoding AGE family epimerase/isomerase produces the protein MNPSQRIEFSKNWLTQNVFPLWSEKGIDRKNGGFVESLTFEGEPMDLPRRAMVQSRQIYSFLTGLRMKTVSKEVASFAVQQGAKYMVEKFSQPSGAFIYSVNPDGTPKSLNPDLYTQAFALFGLAQAYRLDPKPEYKSRAKELVKYLYRERSVKAGGFTELDEKGTVSYKSNPHMHMFESAIAWMQIDKDPEWWKLGEELAQLAITKFIDSHTGVLGEYFDENWNHLRENGRFIYEPGHQFEWSWLFSLYQELTGKDCKAIRHNLFLLAEKHGTDPVRKIAYDEMWSDFTPKLISSRFWPQCERIKAAVRLGTEVPANEKAAYQKGADDGMDTLFKFFETPKKGMWYDQLSAQDTFSGNSSKSSSLYHIINALEEYVNLRN, from the coding sequence ATGAATCCATCACAACGAATTGAATTTTCTAAAAACTGGCTTACACAAAATGTTTTTCCACTTTGGAGCGAAAAAGGAATCGATCGCAAAAACGGCGGCTTTGTTGAAAGCCTGACTTTTGAAGGCGAACCAATGGATCTGCCTCGTCGTGCGATGGTACAGTCTCGTCAGATTTATTCTTTCCTAACAGGTTTACGAATGAAGACTGTTTCTAAAGAAGTTGCCTCCTTCGCAGTTCAACAGGGCGCCAAATACATGGTTGAAAAATTCTCGCAACCATCAGGCGCATTTATTTACTCTGTTAATCCAGATGGTACTCCGAAAAGTTTGAATCCTGATCTATACACTCAAGCTTTCGCTTTATTCGGCTTGGCACAAGCATATCGGCTGGATCCAAAACCCGAATACAAGTCGCGTGCAAAGGAACTGGTAAAGTATCTTTATCGTGAGCGCAGTGTGAAAGCTGGTGGCTTTACCGAGCTCGATGAAAAGGGAACTGTTAGCTACAAATCAAATCCGCACATGCACATGTTTGAATCCGCGATCGCGTGGATGCAAATCGATAAAGATCCAGAGTGGTGGAAGCTGGGCGAGGAACTTGCCCAACTGGCGATCACGAAGTTCATCGACTCGCATACGGGAGTGCTGGGAGAATACTTCGACGAAAACTGGAATCACTTGCGTGAAAATGGTCGCTTTATCTACGAACCCGGCCATCAGTTCGAGTGGTCTTGGTTGTTTTCACTTTATCAAGAACTGACTGGAAAAGACTGCAAGGCCATTCGCCACAATCTATTCCTTTTGGCCGAGAAACATGGAACTGATCCCGTTCGTAAGATCGCCTATGATGAAATGTGGAGCGACTTCACTCCAAAATTGATTTCCTCACGTTTCTGGCCGCAATGCGAGCGCATCAAGGCGGCGGTTCGTTTAGGAACTGAAGTGCCTGCCAATGAAAAAGCTGCCTACCAAAAGGGCGCCGATGACGGGATGGATACCCTGTTTAAGTTCTTTGAGACCCCGAAAAAGGGTATGTGGTACGACCAGCTTTCAGCTCAGGATACTTTTTCTGGAAATTCTTCCAAATCCAGCTCTTTGTACCATATTATCAATGCCTTAGAGGAATACGTAAACTTGCGAAATTAG
- a CDS encoding 2Fe-2S iron-sulfur cluster-binding protein — translation MKPKSGKYITFLPDGIDVLVSQKDQSVLDVAVREGFALDHTCGGFGTCGTCRIFVRQGLEKLPPRNDIEADIAEDRGFRDFERLACQTEPIDGLVIERPTKDARNKD, via the coding sequence GTGAAGCCTAAGTCTGGAAAATATATAACCTTTTTGCCGGACGGCATTGATGTCTTGGTGAGTCAAAAGGACCAGAGCGTACTTGATGTGGCTGTGCGTGAAGGCTTCGCTTTGGATCACACTTGTGGCGGCTTCGGAACTTGCGGAACGTGTCGGATTTTTGTTCGTCAGGGACTCGAGAAACTGCCTCCACGAAATGATATTGAGGCGGATATCGCTGAGGATCGTGGATTTCGGGATTTTGAACGCTTGGCCTGTCAAACCGAGCCTATCGATGGCTTGGTAATCGAAAGACCCACTAAGGATGCACGTAATAAGGATTAG
- a CDS encoding lipopolysaccharide assembly protein LapB: MRKWIIAACMLALAGCASWSQNKEKSELYLRMGNAFIEEGNYPNAIVALQKAQELDTTNAAVPNSMGQALFMRERYDLAEKQFRKAVAMNPKYSDARNNLARVLIEEGKYAEADKELTLVLNDLTYSGVDKAFTNYGLSKFNQKQYAAAQEAFLNVLKTKSDDCWANSYYGRAFFEEKKYAQATEALDRAIGFCQKNLIDEPHYYSALAYYRVGDKSKSIARFEEIIRYYPDGKYRDKAKGMLDLIRKGQ, from the coding sequence ATGCGTAAATGGATTATCGCTGCTTGCATGCTTGCTTTGGCTGGCTGTGCAAGTTGGAGTCAGAACAAAGAAAAGTCGGAATTATATCTTCGAATGGGCAATGCCTTTATCGAAGAGGGTAACTATCCCAATGCGATCGTGGCTCTACAAAAAGCTCAAGAGCTTGATACCACGAACGCCGCTGTACCAAACAGTATGGGCCAAGCGCTATTCATGCGTGAACGCTATGATCTTGCAGAAAAACAATTCCGCAAAGCTGTCGCGATGAACCCAAAATACTCCGATGCCCGGAACAATCTGGCGCGTGTATTGATCGAAGAAGGAAAATACGCAGAGGCAGATAAAGAGCTGACTCTGGTACTCAATGACCTGACTTATTCCGGAGTCGACAAAGCCTTCACCAACTATGGCCTCTCCAAATTCAACCAAAAACAATATGCTGCTGCCCAAGAAGCCTTCTTAAACGTTTTGAAGACTAAATCGGATGATTGCTGGGCAAACTCATACTATGGTCGAGCTTTCTTTGAAGAAAAAAAGTATGCACAAGCTACAGAAGCTTTGGATCGAGCCATTGGCTTTTGCCAGAAGAATCTAATCGACGAGCCTCACTATTACAGCGCACTGGCTTATTACCGTGTGGGCGACAAATCCAAATCTATCGCGCGCTTTGAAGAAATCATTCGTTACTATCCAGATGGCAAATACCGCGACAAAGCCAAGGGCATGCTGGATCTGATTCGAAAGGGACAATAA
- a CDS encoding class I SAM-dependent RNA methyltransferase: MNVNSRIQVKIEKMAIGGAGIARHDGLVIFVPLAAPEDELLVEITTAKKNFAEARIVDILKPGPSRRTPPCPVADVCGGCNWQQITEDEQRNQKESLVLETIKKFNPELNFEYLPVQASPRSFRYRNRIQPKFHNGRFGFFARNSHEIVEIDDCPITEEILTKKFAEVRQWAADKKSRDLLRLEMYIAENEEVRYGLITDEDDGIGFSQVNRFQNPHLLETTLNWAGEIEYPQVFDLYAGSGNFTFPLMQKYKSAKVTAVELNPKLVERGRGLNKDKRLRYFMSDVESYMRRADIQNQDLVVLDPPRAGASEYIMRSLAAAAPQKIIYISCHPVSLARDLKWFFAWAQKLGKNFRLERMQTFEMFPQTDHVETIAELRVDS, from the coding sequence GTGAACGTAAATTCTCGTATCCAAGTTAAGATCGAGAAAATGGCCATCGGGGGCGCGGGCATTGCCCGCCACGATGGCCTTGTTATTTTTGTACCACTCGCCGCGCCTGAAGACGAACTTCTCGTAGAAATCACGACAGCCAAGAAAAATTTTGCTGAAGCTCGAATCGTTGATATTTTAAAACCGGGCCCTTCACGCAGAACTCCACCATGTCCCGTAGCGGATGTTTGCGGTGGTTGCAACTGGCAACAAATCACTGAAGACGAACAACGAAATCAAAAAGAATCTTTGGTTCTTGAGACGATTAAGAAATTTAATCCAGAATTGAATTTCGAATATCTGCCGGTACAGGCCAGTCCTCGTTCGTTCCGCTATCGCAATCGTATTCAGCCTAAGTTTCACAATGGTCGCTTCGGATTTTTCGCAAGAAACTCCCATGAAATCGTGGAAATCGATGATTGCCCGATCACCGAGGAAATTCTGACGAAAAAATTTGCCGAAGTCAGACAATGGGCCGCAGATAAAAAATCTCGCGATCTCTTGCGCTTAGAAATGTACATCGCTGAAAATGAAGAAGTCCGTTATGGTCTAATCACTGATGAGGATGATGGTATTGGCTTTTCTCAGGTCAACCGTTTCCAAAATCCACATTTGTTAGAAACGACTTTGAATTGGGCCGGAGAAATTGAGTACCCGCAGGTTTTTGACCTTTACGCGGGCTCGGGCAATTTCACCTTTCCGTTAATGCAAAAGTATAAATCTGCCAAAGTGACCGCAGTCGAACTTAATCCTAAATTAGTGGAACGTGGTCGAGGTTTAAATAAAGATAAGCGTCTTCGCTACTTTATGTCGGATGTGGAAAGCTACATGCGCAGAGCCGATATTCAAAATCAGGACCTGGTGGTCCTGGACCCTCCCCGCGCCGGAGCCAGCGAATATATCATGCGATCCTTAGCTGCAGCAGCTCCGCAAAAGATCATTTACATCAGTTGCCACCCTGTTTCCCTGGCGCGTGATCTAAAATGGTTCTTTGCATGGGCGCAAAAGCTCGGCAAAAATTTCCGCCTCGAGCGAATGCAAACATTCGAGATGTTTCCTCAGACAGACCATGTAGAGACTATTGCTGAGCTCAGGGTTGACTCTTAG
- a CDS encoding serine protease translates to MKSWVVLFPILLAACGAKEAGSMGPINGTAAYYDGDSRQEVTDSDRTYLVGQATAMIFDGTRKNFPSLKDMYPLCENERFQDQRVIGFCSGVLVAPNKVLTAAHCMQEASRCEKGKFVFGATEGAQNLAIYSCKKVLWIDHTLDYAVVELDRNVDEVIPAQIATTQSLSNGDTVLSMSYPLGLPLKQDLGKIQDAAPDKNFFKVAVDTFSGSSGSPLFNRQGEVIGILSRGAEDILEDDIYRVQTKGGCVNFNGCENGQCRGETFLKTSLISDKI, encoded by the coding sequence ATGAAATCATGGGTCGTGCTATTTCCAATTTTACTCGCTGCATGTGGCGCCAAAGAGGCCGGCAGCATGGGACCTATTAACGGGACTGCCGCGTATTATGATGGAGATTCTCGGCAGGAGGTAACCGATTCGGATCGCACATATCTAGTTGGTCAAGCGACCGCGATGATCTTTGACGGCACTCGCAAGAACTTTCCCTCCCTGAAAGATATGTATCCTCTGTGCGAGAATGAACGTTTTCAAGATCAGCGGGTCATCGGATTTTGTTCCGGTGTTTTAGTGGCTCCTAACAAAGTGCTGACAGCCGCTCACTGCATGCAGGAAGCTTCTCGCTGTGAAAAGGGCAAATTCGTCTTTGGCGCAACCGAGGGCGCCCAGAATCTTGCGATTTACAGCTGCAAAAAAGTTCTCTGGATTGATCACACACTGGATTATGCGGTGGTTGAGTTAGATCGAAATGTTGATGAGGTTATCCCTGCGCAGATTGCCACAACGCAGTCACTGAGTAACGGCGATACGGTTTTAAGCATGTCGTATCCCCTGGGACTTCCTTTAAAGCAAGATCTGGGAAAAATTCAAGATGCGGCACCAGATAAGAACTTTTTTAAAGTCGCAGTCGACACGTTTTCAGGTAGCTCTGGTTCCCCGCTTTTCAATCGCCAAGGCGAGGTTATCGGCATCCTAAGTCGTGGCGCTGAAGACATCCTTGAAGACGACATCTATCGCGTGCAAACCAAAGGAGGGTGCGTCAACTTCAATGGCTGCGAAAACGGCCAATGCAGAGGCGAAACCTTCCTCAAGACATCACTGATCAGCGACAAAATTTAA
- a CDS encoding glycosyltransferase family 39 protein, with product MKDLKRLWLISLFVKLILAALIPLSADEAYYWVWSHRLQLSYFDHPPMVAWLFSLGHFLEPFLHSVRWPAVILGHASIWVGIKLLSKHMDLEKIRTWIYLVLFSPLLGFGSLIVTPDLPVIFFWIVSLYYLDLVLEKKDLKSYAAFGVALGLGFCAKYHIVLFVPCLLLYLIMEKKWNAVHWKLVPATLITGLLFCLPVILWNYQNDFASFRFQLEHGFERPHYNPEWTISYVLAQIVIIFPWVLWAAVRIKPAKPVRYLMYFAWLPLLFFLGTSFKALVEANWPIIAYPAVFMLAAMHPRMSQWKKYYIGFFGSIIAAAVVILFVPRFRTIDPKINEPFALQNLAQETAEYQPLYGDSYQMSSSLWYFSKSPVFKLKDISRFDFFDTLPEAKPAGNKFYLVKHQGNGLPQWLSEQQWTYQEIKKIAPDFVVLEFTRP from the coding sequence TTGAAAGACCTCAAACGACTTTGGCTTATCAGCCTTTTCGTCAAACTGATTCTTGCGGCACTGATTCCTCTCAGTGCCGATGAAGCTTACTACTGGGTCTGGTCTCACCGTCTGCAACTAAGTTATTTCGATCATCCACCGATGGTGGCATGGCTGTTTTCTTTGGGACATTTTCTTGAGCCTTTTCTGCATTCCGTGCGCTGGCCTGCAGTTATTCTGGGGCACGCTTCGATTTGGGTAGGAATTAAACTGCTCAGCAAGCACATGGATCTGGAAAAGATTCGCACTTGGATTTACCTGGTTTTGTTCTCTCCCCTTTTGGGATTTGGTTCGTTGATCGTTACGCCGGATTTGCCAGTGATATTTTTCTGGATCGTGAGTCTTTACTATCTTGATCTGGTGCTGGAGAAGAAAGATCTTAAGAGCTATGCCGCATTTGGTGTGGCACTGGGTTTAGGATTCTGCGCGAAATACCATATCGTTCTTTTTGTTCCATGCCTTCTTTTGTATTTAATAATGGAAAAGAAATGGAACGCGGTTCATTGGAAACTCGTTCCCGCCACCTTGATCACGGGTTTGTTATTTTGCCTGCCGGTGATTCTGTGGAACTATCAAAATGATTTCGCGTCTTTTAGATTTCAATTGGAACATGGATTTGAAAGACCGCACTACAATCCTGAGTGGACGATTTCTTATGTCCTTGCCCAGATCGTTATTATCTTCCCTTGGGTTCTTTGGGCCGCCGTTCGCATAAAGCCCGCAAAACCTGTTCGTTATCTGATGTATTTCGCATGGCTACCTTTGTTGTTCTTCCTGGGCACTTCGTTTAAGGCCCTGGTGGAAGCGAATTGGCCCATCATCGCTTATCCCGCGGTATTTATGCTGGCGGCAATGCACCCACGCATGTCTCAGTGGAAAAAGTATTATATTGGCTTCTTTGGTTCGATTATAGCTGCCGCTGTAGTGATTTTGTTTGTGCCACGATTCAGAACAATCGATCCAAAGATTAACGAGCCTTTTGCTCTTCAGAATCTAGCGCAAGAAACTGCTGAATATCAGCCGCTGTATGGCGACTCCTATCAAATGTCATCTTCGCTGTGGTATTTCAGCAAATCGCCCGTATTTAAACTGAAAGATATCAGTCGTTTTGACTTTTTCGACACGCTTCCCGAAGCAAAACCCGCCGGAAACAAGTTTTATTTAGTGAAGCATCAAGGCAATGGTTTACCCCAGTGGCTTTCCGAACAACAATGGACTTATCAGGAGATTAAGAAAATCGCTCCTGACTTTGTTGTTTTGGAATTCACACGACCATGA
- a CDS encoding NAD+ synthase, which yields MRIALAQINPTLADFKTNKEKILDYIHQAQQRKCEMVVFPECSLFGYHPFDLLEREQIVKRQETEMRDLLKKIPKNIAVIFGVITRNPDKKGRPYFNSAVFAVKGQKPRLFHKQLLPTGDVFDEARFIEPGDMSKNYFTWKGKKFFLTICEDIWAWPDAKGHSAYRVNPLAKVKKQKVDMVINLSASPYFVDKMKQREYVTRKTAEYFNAPILYANMVGAQDEIIFDGASFVLDKKGKKLMTCLPFEEDLNVIDLDTKEVWSKNPKIQGVEELRRALVLGIRDFCAKTGMKKVHLGSSGGIDSAVAAALAVDAMGPANVTTLALPGPYNASMSLTLAETLAKNLGVEFKVVEIAPMYEQVVKGLEKGIGLSGFSVVNENLQARLRGLTLMAYSNQNNSMLLTTGNKSEYASGYSTLYGDMCGGLAPLGDLTKQQVYALAKHYNKEGEVIPETIITRPPSAELRPNQKDQDSLPEYDDLDKSVVSLVEQFKEPKTAADKWLYPVLMRTEFKRWQAAPILKVSPHAFGRGRRYPIAHKA from the coding sequence ATGAGAATAGCTCTGGCGCAAATCAACCCCACTCTTGCTGATTTTAAAACCAATAAAGAAAAGATTTTGGATTATATCCACCAGGCGCAACAGCGTAAGTGCGAAATGGTGGTATTTCCGGAATGTTCACTGTTTGGTTATCATCCCTTTGATTTATTGGAACGTGAACAAATCGTTAAAAGACAAGAAACCGAAATGCGGGATTTACTGAAAAAAATTCCCAAAAACATCGCCGTCATTTTCGGAGTCATCACGCGCAATCCAGATAAAAAAGGACGTCCTTATTTCAACTCTGCTGTTTTTGCAGTTAAGGGTCAAAAGCCACGTCTTTTCCATAAACAGCTGTTACCGACGGGTGATGTTTTTGATGAAGCCCGCTTTATCGAGCCCGGAGATATGTCGAAAAACTATTTCACCTGGAAGGGTAAGAAGTTTTTCCTGACTATTTGCGAAGATATCTGGGCCTGGCCGGATGCTAAAGGTCACTCGGCATATAGAGTGAACCCATTGGCGAAAGTAAAAAAACAAAAAGTCGACATGGTGATAAACTTAAGTGCCTCGCCTTACTTCGTGGATAAGATGAAGCAGCGTGAATATGTCACCCGTAAAACGGCTGAGTATTTCAACGCGCCTATTTTATATGCGAACATGGTCGGTGCGCAGGATGAAATCATTTTTGATGGCGCAAGTTTTGTTTTGGATAAAAAAGGCAAAAAGCTGATGACCTGCCTTCCTTTCGAGGAGGATCTAAACGTTATCGATCTCGACACAAAAGAAGTGTGGAGTAAGAATCCCAAAATCCAAGGTGTCGAAGAACTTCGTCGTGCCCTGGTTCTGGGTATTCGTGATTTCTGCGCAAAAACGGGAATGAAGAAAGTCCATTTAGGCTCCAGTGGCGGTATTGATTCCGCAGTGGCAGCAGCTCTGGCGGTGGATGCAATGGGACCTGCGAATGTGACCACCCTGGCTTTGCCGGGCCCTTACAACGCATCGATGAGTTTAACTTTGGCGGAAACTCTGGCGAAAAACCTTGGCGTGGAATTCAAGGTCGTTGAAATTGCGCCTATGTATGAACAAGTGGTGAAAGGTTTGGAAAAAGGCATCGGCCTTTCCGGATTTAGTGTTGTGAATGAAAACCTGCAGGCTCGTTTGCGTGGTCTGACACTGATGGCGTATTCGAATCAAAACAACAGCATGCTTCTGACCACGGGTAATAAGAGTGAATACGCCTCAGGCTATTCAACTCTTTACGGTGATATGTGCGGTGGTTTGGCGCCCTTGGGAGACCTGACGAAACAACAAGTCTATGCGCTGGCAAAACATTATAACAAAGAAGGCGAAGTGATTCCGGAAACAATCATCACTCGCCCTCCATCAGCAGAGCTTCGCCCAAATCAAAAGGATCAGGATTCACTGCCAGAGTACGATGATTTGGATAAATCTGTGGTGTCTTTGGTTGAGCAGTTTAAAGAACCAAAAACTGCGGCAGATAAATGGTTGTATCCTGTGCTGATGAGAACTGAATTTAAACGTTGGCAGGCGGCGCCGATTCTAAAAGTTTCTCCGCATGCTTTTGGACGGGGACGTCGCTATCCGATTGCTCACAAAGCTTAA
- the ndk gene encoding nucleoside-diphosphate kinase, whose product MAIEQTFSIIKPNAMKKNAIGDIISMFEANGLKIAAAKIVVLTADKAGEFYAEHKARPFFGELVSFMTSGPVMLMCLQGEGAVLKNREIMGATDPKKANPGTVRSKFGDNMGENAVHGSDSVESAARELALFFEKHEICNV is encoded by the coding sequence ATGGCTATCGAACAAACATTCTCAATCATCAAACCAAACGCTATGAAAAAAAATGCTATCGGTGACATCATCAGCATGTTCGAAGCAAACGGTTTGAAAATCGCTGCTGCTAAAATCGTAGTTTTGACTGCTGATAAAGCTGGCGAGTTCTACGCTGAACACAAAGCTCGTCCATTCTTTGGCGAACTAGTTTCTTTCATGACTTCTGGCCCAGTTATGTTGATGTGCTTGCAAGGTGAAGGCGCAGTTTTGAAAAACCGCGAAATCATGGGTGCAACTGATCCTAAAAAAGCTAACCCAGGCACAGTACGTTCTAAATTCGGTGACAACATGGGCGAAAATGCAGTTCACGGTTCTGATTCTGTTGAATCTGCTGCTCGCGAACTTGCTTTGTTCTTCGAAAAACACGAAATCTGCAACGTGTAG
- a CDS encoding DUF2203 domain-containing protein: MIEINRKKFFTIEEARQLLPIIYRLTDEANREVKLHVNRIEAYSDKTHPSVVVIEEQINVIIDRWQAKIEKLGAEPKGLWMADFDSGEGYFCWKFPETQVGHFHGYHDGFSGRKPIDN; encoded by the coding sequence GTGATTGAGATCAATCGCAAGAAATTCTTCACAATTGAAGAAGCACGTCAGTTGTTACCGATCATCTATCGGTTGACTGATGAGGCCAATCGCGAAGTGAAGCTTCATGTGAACAGGATCGAAGCGTATTCCGATAAGACTCATCCTTCTGTTGTTGTTATCGAAGAGCAAATTAACGTCATTATTGATCGCTGGCAGGCCAAGATTGAAAAATTAGGAGCGGAGCCCAAGGGTCTATGGATGGCTGATTTTGACAGCGGCGAGGGCTATTTCTGTTGGAAATTCCCTGAAACCCAGGTTGGTCACTTTCATGGTTACCACGATGGCTTCTCGGGCCGAAAACCCATCGACAATTAA
- a CDS encoding helix-turn-helix domain-containing protein, whose protein sequence is MKKTGEILKAAREEKGLSLNEVALSLKISSKVLKAIEEGDESQLPAKTFLRGFVKSYATFLRLDADKILESFYEEMGSTRPQPYIRPSSTPEKDTAVENKSETTDSAEATVTPIRKSAPASSSNDYSPLNKKNNTKTIVAAVLLCVLAGLIIFTKKMIDKYSKEAEIPPSVAQTMEGVTPVDGEAPTLTEPLTSQSPTPSTSPLENLTKADAGKTEPVSKATPTATPKASPTPSATETPKASPSPSATHTPSPTPSASASPSPTASAAATATASPSPSASPTPEKPKPVELIVEALDTVEIEYSSPNGKPQKIKLSAEQVHTFKSKSGLKINFSNGGAVNLILNGKELGIPGDLGKPIKLSY, encoded by the coding sequence ATGAAGAAAACAGGTGAGATTTTAAAGGCAGCTCGTGAAGAAAAAGGCCTCTCTCTGAATGAAGTGGCGTTGTCTCTTAAAATCAGCAGCAAAGTTTTGAAAGCCATCGAAGAAGGTGACGAAAGCCAGCTTCCTGCAAAGACATTTTTGCGTGGTTTCGTAAAAAGCTATGCCACATTTCTGCGTTTGGATGCAGATAAGATCCTTGAAAGCTTTTATGAGGAAATGGGCAGCACTCGCCCCCAACCTTACATCCGCCCAAGCAGCACCCCTGAAAAAGATACTGCCGTCGAAAACAAATCTGAAACAACAGACTCTGCTGAGGCGACAGTTACGCCAATTCGTAAATCTGCACCTGCTTCCAGCAGCAACGACTACTCCCCTTTGAACAAAAAAAACAACACCAAGACAATCGTTGCGGCGGTTCTTTTGTGTGTACTTGCGGGACTTATTATCTTTACGAAAAAGATGATCGATAAATATTCCAAAGAAGCAGAAATTCCACCGTCCGTTGCGCAAACAATGGAAGGTGTAACTCCTGTTGATGGAGAAGCTCCAACTTTGACAGAGCCTTTGACTTCCCAAAGTCCAACGCCAAGCACATCTCCATTGGAAAACTTGACCAAGGCAGATGCTGGCAAAACCGAGCCCGTCAGCAAAGCGACACCGACTGCGACGCCTAAAGCATCTCCTACGCCGTCAGCAACTGAGACGCCAAAGGCATCGCCAAGTCCTTCAGCAACTCACACTCCTTCACCAACCCCATCTGCATCAGCTTCTCCATCACCAACGGCAAGTGCTGCTGCGACGGCGACTGCTTCTCCTTCTCCATCGGCTTCTCCAACTCCGGAAAAACCAAAGCCAGTGGAGCTGATCGTGGAAGCACTCGATACGGTTGAAATAGAATACTCTTCTCCGAATGGCAAACCACAGAAAATCAAATTGTCTGCGGAACAAGTTCATACATTCAAAAGCAAAAGCGGTTTGAAAATTAATTTCTCAAATGGCGGCGCTGTAAATTTGATCTTGAACGGAAAAGAATTGGGCATCCCGGGTGACTTGGGCAAGCCAATTAAATTGAGCTATTAA
- a CDS encoding PolC-type DNA polymerase III, whose product MRFVAFDFETTGTVPGVDQIIEIGAVRFINGEPEAVFATLVDPLRPIAPGASKVNGIYDNMVKGKPTIDSLLDSLADFCGDDIMVAHNAPFDAQFLTADVKKYESKAPRGIVLDSLPIARKVFPGLPNYKLGTLVQHLKIPTTDFHRAEEDATYLGHMFTQMLKRISVGGQAPQVANLVALTGKPELRFPQIVRQPKQMDFFGV is encoded by the coding sequence ATGAGATTTGTAGCTTTTGACTTTGAAACAACTGGAACTGTACCTGGCGTAGACCAAATTATTGAAATTGGGGCTGTCCGCTTCATTAACGGTGAACCAGAGGCCGTATTTGCGACTCTTGTTGACCCACTTCGCCCGATTGCTCCTGGTGCCTCAAAAGTGAATGGCATTTACGACAATATGGTAAAAGGGAAACCAACGATCGACTCGTTGTTGGACTCTTTGGCTGACTTCTGTGGTGATGACATCATGGTTGCGCACAATGCTCCTTTTGATGCCCAGTTCCTGACTGCAGACGTAAAGAAATACGAATCAAAAGCTCCACGCGGGATCGTCTTGGACTCCTTGCCAATCGCTCGTAAAGTATTCCCGGGCCTTCCAAACTACAAATTGGGCACTTTGGTTCAACACTTGAAAATTCCAACAACTGATTTCCATAGAGCTGAAGAAGATGCGACTTATTTGGGTCATATGTTCACTCAAATGCTGAAAAGAATTTCTGTGGGCGGCCAAGCACCTCAAGTTGCTAACTTGGTGGCTTTGACTGGTAAACCTGAATTGCGTTTCCCACAAATCGTCCGCCAACCGAAACAAATGGATTTCTTCGGCGTTTAG